AAACAAAATATGATGGTGTGAGGGTACAGATACACAGAAAATCAGGCGAAATACTTATATTCACAAGGAGACTTGAGAATATCACCCTGGCGGTCCCTGACATTGTTGAGATGGTTGAGGAGGCACTGCCAGACACTGATTACATCTTTGAGGGTGAGATAATAGTGAAAATTGACGGCAGACCTGCATCCTTCCAGTACATACTTCAGAGGGTCCGCCGTAAGTATGATATAGACAGGCTGAAGGTTGAGGTTCCACTCTCACTGTACGTATTTGACGTCCTATACCATGAAAGACCCCTCATCGATGAGCCCCTGATAAAGAGGAGGAGTATACTGGAGTCTGTTATCTCTGAAATCCCCGGAAAGGTTGAGGCAAGCCACATGGTTGATGTGGGGCCTGATAATGTTGAAGACGCGGTTAATCTCTTCAATGAGTCAATAAGGGAGGGCCATGAGGGTATAATGATAAAGGACGTTATGGCACCCTACATACCGGGTATACGCGGCAAAAAAATGCTGAAATTTAAGGCGGAACCCGAGACCCTGGACCTTGTTGTGGTTGGAGGCACCTATGGGCGCGGTAAAAGGGCTCACCTTGTGGGTTCGTATCTCCTGGCAGCAAGGGATGAGGATACCGGGGAGCTAATGACCGTGGCACATGTTGCAACCGGCCTTGATGATCAGACCCTTCAGGAGCTTTCAGACAGGATGGAGGAGCTGATAATTGAGAGGAAGGGCCGGAAGCTGTGGGTTAAACCGGAGATAGTACTGGAGGTTGCCTACAGTGAGATCGTAAAGAGCCCTGAATATGAGAGCGGATATTCACTGAGGTTCCCTGTAGTGAAGCGTATAAGGGATGATCTGAGCCCTGAGGACGTTGATACGGTCTCCCGTATCAGGTCAATTTTTGGGGAGTCTGAATGAGTATTTCATCTTCTATCTGCTGGAGGGGTAGTTATTTTTAGTGCCATCTCTGTCTGAATGAGTATTCCACCTTCTCGGAGGACAGGGAACCCACCATAACGTGG
The sequence above is drawn from the Methanothermobacter wolfeii genome and encodes:
- a CDS encoding ATP-dependent DNA ligase; translation: MLYMDLARVYKALESTTKRLEKTEILAELFRSVEGELLPAVTILMLGRVFPTWSSEELGVGIKLLMKAISTVVGVSVEEIEDEIREQGDIGLASEKLFSRKAQTTFFSKPLTVELVYSKLRALASISGERAQSRKIDILLEILSQAKPLEAKYITRTVLEELRVGVAEGIIRDAISGAFGVDPALVERAHMLTNDLGMVALVARDEGEEGLKKLNLEPGRPVKPMLAQLADSIESAVQELGRAFCETKYDGVRVQIHRKSGEILIFTRRLENITLAVPDIVEMVEEALPDTDYIFEGEIIVKIDGRPASFQYILQRVRRKYDIDRLKVEVPLSLYVFDVLYHERPLIDEPLIKRRSILESVISEIPGKVEASHMVDVGPDNVEDAVNLFNESIREGHEGIMIKDVMAPYIPGIRGKKMLKFKAEPETLDLVVVGGTYGRGKRAHLVGSYLLAARDEDTGELMTVAHVATGLDDQTLQELSDRMEELIIERKGRKLWVKPEIVLEVAYSEIVKSPEYESGYSLRFPVVKRIRDDLSPEDVDTVSRIRSIFGESE